Below is a genomic region from Salinirussus salinus.
ACGCCCCCAGGGTCGGTCGTCTCCACCACGACCCGCCCCGGCTGCTCGTGGAAGAGGTGACCGGCCGAGGGGAGCGAGGCGTCGGCACCGGCACCCTCGTGGACCATCTCCGCCAGCGTCACCGCCAGCCCGCCGTGACTGGCGTCGTGGGTGGCCAGCGTCGTCTCGCGGTTCGCCACCTCGGCTACCGTCTCGACCAGCTCAGCGGGCCGCTCGGGGAGGACGGGGTACCGGTCGCTCCCGCCGAACTGGGCGAGGTACTCCGAGCCGCCCAGCCGCGGGTCCGCGCTCGTCGCCGCGTCCCCCGCGTCGCCGGCCCCGCCAGTGAGCGTCCGGTCCCCGACCACGAGCAGGTCGCCCCGACCCTCCAAGTCCAGCGGCGGCGCGGCGTAGCCCTCCTTCGTCCCGACCATCGCGAGCGTCGGCGTCGGCGGGACCGGGCCGGCCGGCGAGTCGTTGTAGAGGGAGACGTTGCCCCCGACGACCGGCACGGAGAGGTCGGCGCACATCTCCGCGAGCCCGTCGACGATCCCCGTGAAGCCGCCGTAGACCTCGGGTTTCTCGGGGTTGCCGCCGTTGAGACAGTCGACCGCCGCCAGCGGCGTCGCCCCCTTCGCCGCGATGTTGGTCGCGTTCTCCAGAGCGACGCCGCGGGCTCCGTCGTAGGGCGCCGCGGCGGTCCAGTTGGGGTCGGCACCCGCCGAGAAGGCAAGCCCGACACCGCCACCGGCGTCGCCTCCGCTGGTCGCGCCGGCACCTCCATCCCCTCCCGCGGCCTCTCGGATTGCGAGGATGGCTGCGTCGTCGCCGGGCCGGCGCGCGGTGCGGACGCCGACCTCGTGGTCGTACTGGCGGTAGACCCACCGCTTGGAGGCGGTGTTCGGGCTCGCGACCACGGCCTCCAGGGCCCCCGCGAGGTCGACCGCGGGCAGGTCCCGGTCGGGCGTCGGCGGCTCCTCGCTCGGCAGGTCGTTCATCGGCGCGCCCTCGCCGAGGAAGTGGGCGTCGACCTCGACGACCGTCTCCCGCTCGCCGTCCTCCCCCGCGAAGGTACAGACGTAGTCGCCGCTGGTGACCTCACCCACCACCGACGCGCCCAGGTCGTACCGCTCGGCGATTGCCCGGACGCGGTCGACGTTCTCAGGGCGGACCTCGTAGAGCATCCGCTCCTGGGATTCGGAAAGCAGGACCTCGAGGGCGTTCATGTTCGGCTCGCGCTGGTGGACGGCGTCGAGGTCGACCCGCGCGCCGAGCCCGCCCTTGGCGACGAGTTCGCTGGAGGCTCCGCCCAGCCCCGCGGCACCGAGGTCCCGGGCAGACTCGACCAGCTCCTCGTCGAGCAACTGCTCGTTGGCCTCG
It encodes:
- the purL gene encoding phosphoribosylformylglycinamidine synthase subunit PurL, whose product is MTLADSDRELVVEELGREPTPAEAALFENLWSEHCAYRSSRPLLSAFDSEGEGVVVGPGDDAAVVALPAGDGENGDGEEAGETYITMGIESHNHPSYVDPFDGAATGVGGIVRDTLSMGAYPIALADSLYFGDFEDEHARYLFEGVVEGISHYGNCIGVPTVAGSVAFHDGYEGNPLVNVACIGLIDDPERMVTAEAQQPGNKLVLVGNATGRDGLGGASFASEDLSEDAETEDRPAVQVGDPYTEKLLIEANEQLLDEELVESARDLGAAGLGGASSELVAKGGLGARVDLDAVHQREPNMNALEVLLSESQERMLYEVRPENVDRVRAIAERYDLGASVVGEVTSGDYVCTFAGEDGERETVVEVDAHFLGEGAPMNDLPSEEPPTPDRDLPAVDLAGALEAVVASPNTASKRWVYRQYDHEVGVRTARRPGDDAAILAIREAAGGDGGAGATSGGDAGGGVGLAFSAGADPNWTAAAPYDGARGVALENATNIAAKGATPLAAVDCLNGGNPEKPEVYGGFTGIVDGLAEMCADLSVPVVGGNVSLYNDSPAGPVPPTPTLAMVGTKEGYAAPPLDLEGRGDLLVVGDRTLTGGAGDAGDAATSADPRLGGSEYLAQFGGSDRYPVLPERPAELVETVAEVANRETTLATHDASHGGLAVTLAEMVHEGAGADASLPSAGHLFHEQPGRVVVETTDPGGVREAFDGVAPVADLGTADGSGTLSLSVGGTELSVDAATVTEWRGTIERALD